One genomic segment of Agromyces intestinalis includes these proteins:
- a CDS encoding DUF58 domain-containing protein translates to MSPTPTTTGPRDRTREGVLAAAIAAVVGSARRLAAATVRGGRWMLGVVTPVGWAVAASAAVSLAVGYAFGWLEPVVIGWGLAVTAAVASLWLIGRGAASIRLELSTPRVAVGEAASARLLAENPAGRRLIGLLVEVPVGGRIIERVLPALSRGGRFDESFPIPTERRGVVAVGPVRTVRADPLGIVRREIVWSEPEVLHVHPRIAPVEALGSGLIRDLEGAPTRDLTASDIAFHALREYLPGDDRRHIHWRSSAKTGTFMVRQFEETRRSRLLVVLDLDRSAYRDDAEFELAVSVAGSVGVRAIRDARTVAFVVPGRAGESAFHELPTVSRDRLLDALCLVEADDRAVRLPDVARAAGEGLDGLSLAILATGSAHGVGRVRQAAARLPSGIESIAVLCAPSGSPSARQVGALTVFRAASLDDLRVMLARSAAA, encoded by the coding sequence GTGAGCCCGACTCCGACCACGACCGGCCCGCGGGATCGAACCCGCGAGGGCGTGCTCGCCGCGGCCATCGCGGCGGTGGTCGGATCGGCGCGCAGGCTGGCGGCCGCCACGGTGCGCGGCGGCCGGTGGATGCTCGGCGTGGTCACTCCGGTGGGTTGGGCGGTGGCGGCGTCGGCGGCGGTGTCGCTCGCGGTCGGGTACGCGTTCGGATGGCTCGAGCCGGTCGTGATCGGCTGGGGGCTCGCGGTGACCGCGGCAGTGGCCTCGCTGTGGCTGATCGGGCGTGGTGCGGCGTCGATCCGGCTCGAGCTGTCGACGCCGCGTGTTGCGGTCGGCGAGGCGGCCTCGGCCCGGCTCCTCGCGGAGAACCCCGCCGGCCGCCGGCTGATCGGGTTGCTCGTCGAGGTGCCGGTCGGCGGGCGGATCATCGAACGCGTGCTGCCGGCGCTCAGCCGCGGCGGCCGGTTCGACGAGTCGTTCCCGATTCCGACCGAGCGGCGCGGCGTGGTCGCGGTCGGACCGGTGCGCACGGTGCGCGCCGACCCGCTCGGCATCGTGCGCCGCGAGATCGTCTGGAGCGAACCCGAGGTGCTGCACGTGCACCCGAGGATCGCCCCGGTCGAGGCGCTGGGCAGCGGCCTGATCCGCGACCTCGAGGGGGCGCCGACCCGCGACCTCACCGCGAGCGACATCGCGTTCCACGCGTTGCGCGAGTACCTTCCGGGCGACGACCGCCGGCACATCCACTGGCGCAGCTCGGCCAAGACCGGCACGTTCATGGTGCGCCAGTTCGAGGAGACCCGGCGCAGCCGGCTGCTGGTGGTGCTCGACCTCGATCGGTCGGCGTACCGAGACGACGCCGAGTTCGAGCTCGCGGTGAGCGTCGCAGGGTCGGTCGGGGTGCGCGCCATCCGAGACGCACGCACGGTGGCCTTCGTGGTCCCCGGTCGCGCGGGCGAAAGCGCCTTCCACGAGCTGCCCACGGTGTCGCGCGATCGCCTGCTCGACGCCCTCTGCCTCGTCGAGGCCGACGATCGTGCCGTGCGCCTGCCCGACGTGGCGCGCGCGGCCGGGGAGGGGCTCGACGGCCTGTCGCTCGCGATCCTCGCCACCGGCTCCGCGCACGGCGTCGGGCGGGTGCGTCAGGCTGCGGCCAGGCTGCCGTCGGGCATCGAGTCGATTGCTGTGCTGTGCGCGCCGAGCGGTTCGCCGTCGGCGCGCCAGGTGGGCGCGCTCACCGTGTTCCGGGCAGCCAGTCTCGACGACCTGCGCGTGATGCTCGCCAGATCGGCGGCGGCATGA